The Burkholderia ambifaria AMMD genome includes a region encoding these proteins:
- a CDS encoding DUF1028 domain-containing protein: MTFSIVGRCPETGQLGIAISSSSIAVGARCPWVRAGVGAVATQNITLPALGPQILDLIEHQQLAPAAALDRALSANGWSQYRQVTVIDGQGQTACFTGKEALGTHHAVRGEQCVAAGNLLSAPAVIEAMARAFEQAPGLLADRLLAAMHAAMAAGGEAGPVHSAALKVAGDVTWPIVDLRVDWADADPIGQLDTLWQAYRPQMQDYQTRALNPTAAPSYGVPGDE, translated from the coding sequence ATGACTTTCTCCATCGTCGGGCGCTGCCCGGAAACGGGCCAGCTCGGAATCGCGATCAGCTCGTCGAGCATCGCGGTGGGGGCGCGCTGCCCGTGGGTGCGGGCGGGCGTCGGCGCGGTCGCGACGCAGAACATCACGCTGCCGGCGCTCGGCCCGCAGATTCTCGACCTGATCGAGCACCAGCAGCTCGCGCCCGCCGCCGCGCTCGACCGCGCGCTCAGCGCGAACGGCTGGAGCCAGTACCGGCAGGTCACGGTGATCGACGGGCAAGGGCAGACGGCGTGCTTCACCGGAAAGGAGGCGCTCGGCACGCACCATGCGGTGCGGGGCGAGCAATGCGTGGCAGCCGGCAATCTGCTGTCCGCGCCGGCCGTGATCGAGGCGATGGCGCGCGCGTTCGAGCAGGCGCCCGGGCTGCTGGCCGATCGCCTGCTGGCCGCGATGCACGCGGCGATGGCGGCGGGCGGCGAGGCGGGGCCGGTGCATTCGGCCGCGCTGAAGGTGGCCGGCGACGTGACCTGGCCGATCGTCGACCTGCGCGTCGACTGGGCCGACGCCGATCCGATCGGGCAGCTGGACACACTGTGGCAGGCCTATCGCCCGCAGATGCAGGATTACCAGACGCGCGCGCTGAACCCGACCG
- a CDS encoding RidA family protein, whose amino-acid sequence MSQPTHTRIRMFNTKDTYPNQTLDNDLCQAVRAGNTVYVRGQVGTDFDGNLVGLGDPRAQAEQAMKNVKQLLEEAGSDITHIVKTTTYLIDPRYREPVYQEVGKWLKGVYPISTGLVVSALGQPQWLMEIDVIAVIPDNWQPNRA is encoded by the coding sequence ATGAGCCAGCCTACCCATACCCGTATCCGCATGTTCAATACGAAGGATACCTACCCGAATCAGACGCTCGACAACGACCTGTGCCAGGCTGTGCGCGCCGGCAACACCGTCTACGTGCGCGGCCAGGTCGGCACCGATTTTGACGGCAACCTGGTCGGCCTCGGCGATCCGCGCGCCCAGGCCGAGCAGGCGATGAAGAACGTGAAGCAACTGCTCGAGGAAGCCGGCAGCGACATCACGCATATCGTGAAGACGACGACCTACCTGATCGACCCGCGCTATCGCGAGCCGGTGTACCAGGAAGTCGGTAAGTGGCTGAAGGGCGTCTATCCGATCTCGACGGGGCTCGTCGTCTCGGCGCTCGGCCAGCCGCAGTGGCTGATGGAGATCGACGTGATCGCGGTGATCCCGGACAACTGGCAGCCGAACCGCGCATAG
- a CDS encoding flavin-containing monooxygenase, translating to MAVETTSIDTLVVGAGQAGVAMSEHLGKLGVPHLVLERDRIAERWRTGRWDSLVANGPAWHDRFPGLEFDGLDPDAFATKDQVADYFEAYARKFSAPIRTGVEVKNVVRNTGKPGFIVETSDGTIEANRVVVATGPFQRPVIPPIAPDDAGLVQIHSADYRNPAQLPDGAVLVVGAGSSGVQIADELQRAGRQVYLSVGPHDRPPRAYRGRDFCWWLGVLGEWDKEVATPGREHVTIAVSGARGGHTVDFRALAHQGVTLVGLTKAFDGGVATFESDLASNLARGDENYLSLLDAADAYAARNGLDLPEEPEARRILPNPDCVTQPILALDLAAAGVTSIVWATGYALDYSWLNVDAFAANGKPQHQRGVSKEPGIYFLGLPWLSRRGSSFIWGVWHDAKHIADHIVTQRKYLDYHDASQRRAQTRTGHGDTARTAQADARPLVDAIG from the coding sequence GTGGCAGTGGAAACAACCTCAATCGATACGCTGGTCGTCGGTGCCGGCCAGGCCGGCGTGGCCATGAGCGAGCACCTGGGCAAGCTCGGCGTGCCGCATCTCGTGCTGGAGCGCGACCGCATCGCCGAGCGCTGGCGCACCGGGCGCTGGGATTCGCTGGTCGCGAACGGCCCCGCGTGGCACGACCGCTTTCCGGGGCTCGAATTCGATGGCCTCGATCCCGATGCGTTCGCAACGAAAGACCAGGTCGCCGACTACTTCGAAGCCTACGCGCGCAAGTTCAGCGCGCCGATCCGCACCGGCGTCGAAGTGAAAAACGTCGTGCGCAACACAGGCAAGCCGGGCTTCATCGTCGAAACGTCGGACGGCACGATCGAGGCGAACCGCGTGGTCGTCGCGACGGGGCCGTTCCAGCGTCCTGTCATTCCGCCGATCGCGCCGGACGATGCCGGCCTCGTGCAGATCCATTCCGCCGACTATCGCAACCCGGCGCAATTGCCGGACGGCGCGGTGCTGGTGGTCGGCGCGGGTTCGTCGGGCGTGCAGATCGCCGACGAACTGCAGCGCGCGGGCCGGCAGGTCTACCTGTCGGTCGGCCCGCACGATCGTCCGCCGCGCGCCTATCGCGGCCGCGACTTCTGCTGGTGGCTCGGCGTGCTCGGCGAATGGGACAAGGAAGTCGCGACGCCCGGCCGCGAACACGTGACGATCGCGGTGAGCGGCGCGCGCGGCGGCCACACGGTCGATTTCCGCGCCCTCGCGCACCAGGGCGTGACGCTCGTGGGGCTGACGAAGGCATTCGACGGCGGCGTCGCGACGTTCGAAAGCGATCTCGCGAGCAATCTCGCTCGCGGTGACGAGAACTACCTGTCGCTGCTCGACGCGGCCGACGCCTATGCGGCGCGCAACGGCCTCGACCTGCCCGAGGAACCGGAAGCACGCCGCATCCTGCCGAATCCGGACTGCGTCACGCAGCCGATCCTCGCACTCGACCTGGCCGCCGCAGGCGTCACGTCGATCGTCTGGGCGACGGGCTACGCGCTCGACTACAGCTGGCTGAACGTCGACGCGTTCGCCGCGAACGGCAAGCCGCAGCACCAGCGCGGCGTGTCGAAGGAGCCGGGCATCTATTTCCTCGGCCTGCCGTGGCTGTCGCGACGCGGCTCCAGCTTCATCTGGGGCGTGTGGCACGACGCGAAACACATCGCCGACCACATCGTCACGCAGCGCAAGTACCTCGACTATCACGACGCGTCGCAACGCCGCGCGCAAACGCGCACCGGGCACGGCGACACGGCACGCACCGCGCAGGCCGATGCCCGCCCGCTGGTCGACGCGATCGGCTGA
- a CDS encoding PIN domain-containing protein: MIGLDTNVLVRYFAQDDVVQSKKATALMESLSAESPGYVSQVALVEVVWVLGRCYGVEREQMKDIIDSMIGTKELMVEGADTVRKALRVFAASAKADFADCLIERSGHVAGSEYTATFDVTASKVAGMQLIK; this comes from the coding sequence ATGATCGGACTGGATACGAACGTGCTGGTCCGCTACTTTGCCCAGGACGACGTCGTTCAGTCGAAGAAGGCGACGGCATTGATGGAGTCCCTGTCGGCCGAATCGCCGGGGTACGTTTCGCAGGTCGCATTGGTCGAGGTCGTTTGGGTGCTCGGGCGCTGCTACGGCGTTGAGCGAGAGCAGATGAAGGACATCATCGACTCGATGATCGGCACCAAGGAGTTGATGGTTGAAGGCGCGGACACGGTGCGAAAGGCACTTCGCGTTTTCGCTGCATCCGCGAAGGCGGATTTCGCGGACTGCCTGATCGAGCGTTCAGGGCATGTAGCCGGCAGCGAGTACACGGCTACTTTCGATGTGACAGCGTCGAAGGTCGCAGGGATGCAGTTGATCAAGTAA
- a CDS encoding AbrB/MazE/SpoVT family DNA-binding domain-containing protein, producing MTAATITSKGQVTIPVDVRNQLGLASGDRIEFSFNETTGRYEIYPATRSLASLKGIVKKPAKPVSIEDMNRAIAEQGASAR from the coding sequence ATGACAGCAGCAACTATCACTTCCAAGGGCCAGGTCACGATCCCTGTGGACGTCCGCAATCAGCTTGGCCTTGCGTCGGGAGACCGGATTGAATTCAGTTTCAACGAGACGACCGGCCGGTATGAGATCTACCCGGCCACGCGTTCGCTCGCGTCGCTCAAGGGCATCGTGAAGAAGCCCGCCAAACCGGTGTCGATCGAAGACATGAATCGGGCCATCGCCGAGCAGGGAGCATCCGCGCGATGA
- a CDS encoding SEL1-like repeat protein has translation MKLPGTRACRPGFCIRIPGAHASSPFIFQVFDIVRTQLHPIAGDRIGLIRWACVFLLVGCAACSRNDALPRNMSLTAFNPHRAAFECKHEADVVPPTDQDADRWNRQAMALTSSLLWPNQRDYKGAVDLWTKAAERKHWKAMLNLANAYAQGDGVDRDSERAVQIVEQAMKLGVPAAYDLMGTYYMNGTGVKQDASRAYGFRQLAADMGNPNAMAYLGGKMDAVYDDPKAGFWGNRKIALQMLECGFAQGNGDAAYALGTTLVGSDKSLGEDSERALRILHDGVKYGSARSAAYLFGAFDDGDPVAGNAKDRARAERYIILADRLERDPDLRLPNLDKVLPLPPARLPKWNGDKKTLIDAAKAVISVPVPPSKPAMHPVSLRTGRAHVPDGYMLPEKPHVTVPPGHTRVPGDGASGRPA, from the coding sequence GTGAAATTACCCGGAACAAGGGCTTGCCGTCCGGGCTTTTGTATCCGCATCCCTGGTGCGCACGCCAGCAGTCCGTTCATTTTTCAGGTATTCGATATCGTGCGAACTCAATTGCATCCGATCGCCGGCGACCGTATCGGCTTGATCCGATGGGCTTGCGTTTTTCTGCTCGTCGGGTGTGCGGCCTGCTCGCGCAACGATGCGCTGCCCCGCAACATGTCGCTGACTGCCTTCAACCCTCATCGCGCCGCATTCGAGTGCAAGCATGAAGCCGACGTCGTTCCGCCGACCGATCAGGACGCGGATCGATGGAACCGGCAAGCGATGGCGCTCACCAGTTCGCTGCTGTGGCCGAACCAGCGCGACTACAAGGGCGCTGTCGATCTATGGACGAAGGCCGCCGAGCGCAAGCACTGGAAGGCGATGTTGAATCTGGCGAATGCGTACGCTCAGGGCGATGGCGTGGATCGAGATTCGGAACGTGCCGTGCAGATTGTCGAGCAGGCAATGAAACTCGGCGTACCTGCGGCCTATGACCTGATGGGCACGTATTACATGAACGGGACGGGCGTGAAGCAGGACGCGAGCCGCGCGTATGGGTTCCGGCAACTTGCTGCCGATATGGGCAACCCGAATGCGATGGCATATCTGGGCGGCAAGATGGATGCCGTGTATGACGATCCCAAAGCGGGATTCTGGGGTAATCGCAAGATTGCGCTTCAGATGCTCGAGTGTGGATTTGCGCAGGGGAATGGAGATGCAGCGTATGCGCTCGGGACAACACTCGTTGGGTCCGACAAGTCGCTAGGCGAAGACAGCGAACGCGCCCTCAGAATTCTGCATGACGGGGTGAAGTACGGCAGCGCTAGGAGTGCAGCGTATTTGTTCGGCGCGTTCGATGATGGTGATCCGGTGGCCGGTAACGCAAAGGATCGCGCCCGTGCCGAGCGCTACATCATTCTCGCCGACCGTCTCGAGCGCGATCCGGACCTTCGTCTGCCGAACCTGGACAAGGTATTGCCGCTGCCGCCGGCCAGACTGCCGAAGTGGAATGGCGACAAGAAGACGTTGATCGATGCGGCTAAGGCTGTGATATCGGTGCCCGTGCCGCCTTCCAAACCCGCCATGCATCCGGTCTCGCTGCGTACCGGTCGTGCGCATGTGCCCGATGGCTACATGTTGCCGGAGAAGCCGCACGTCACAGTGCCTCCGGGGCACACGCGCGTGCCCGGTGACGGGGCATCTGGCAGGCCAGCATGA
- the trpS gene encoding tryptophan--tRNA ligase, which translates to MTHPTRPTILTGDRTTGPLHLGHYIGSLRARVQMQHEATQFLLLADTQALTDNMGRRQRVTENVIEVALDYLAVGIDPAISTIVVQSQVPELAELSQYLLNLVTVARLERNPTIKEEIRLRGFERDIPAGFLTYPVSQAADITAFKATHVPVGDDQLPMIEQTNELVRRFNATVDKPVLVECEAVLSAVTRLPGIDGKAKMSKSLGNAITLGSTPDEIAQAVKDMYTDPNHLRVSDPGQVEGNVVFTFLDAFEPDVSKVDELKAHYRRGGLGDSVVKRVLNERLQALIEPIRARRREFEADKAEVMAILKRGTLHAREVAGATLAEVKGAMGLTYFD; encoded by the coding sequence ATGACGCACCCGACCCGTCCGACCATCCTCACCGGCGACCGCACGACCGGCCCGCTGCATCTCGGCCACTACATCGGCTCGCTGCGCGCGCGCGTGCAGATGCAGCACGAGGCGACGCAGTTCCTGCTGCTCGCCGACACGCAGGCGCTGACCGACAACATGGGCCGCCGCCAGCGCGTCACCGAGAACGTGATCGAGGTCGCGCTCGACTACCTGGCCGTCGGCATCGACCCGGCGATCTCGACGATCGTCGTCCAGTCGCAGGTGCCCGAGCTCGCCGAGCTGTCGCAATACCTGCTGAACCTCGTCACGGTCGCGCGCCTCGAGCGCAACCCGACCATCAAGGAAGAGATCCGCCTGCGCGGCTTCGAGCGCGACATCCCGGCCGGCTTCCTGACCTACCCCGTCAGCCAGGCCGCCGACATCACCGCGTTCAAGGCGACGCACGTGCCCGTCGGCGACGACCAGTTGCCGATGATCGAGCAAACCAACGAACTCGTGCGCCGCTTCAACGCAACGGTCGACAAGCCGGTGCTGGTCGAATGCGAGGCCGTGCTCTCGGCGGTCACGCGGCTGCCCGGCATCGACGGCAAGGCGAAGATGAGCAAGTCGCTCGGCAACGCGATCACGCTCGGCTCGACGCCCGACGAGATCGCGCAGGCCGTGAAGGACATGTACACCGACCCGAACCACCTGCGCGTCAGCGACCCCGGCCAGGTCGAGGGCAACGTCGTGTTCACGTTCCTCGACGCATTCGAACCCGACGTGTCGAAGGTCGACGAACTGAAGGCGCACTATCGCCGCGGCGGCCTCGGCGACAGCGTCGTGAAGCGCGTGCTGAACGAGCGGCTGCAGGCGCTGATCGAGCCGATCCGTGCGCGTCGCCGCGAATTCGAGGCGGACAAGGCCGAGGTGATGGCGATCCTGAAGCGCGGCACGCTGCATGCGCGCGAGGTGGCCGGCGCGACGCTGGCGGAGGTGAAAGGCGCGATGGGGCTCACGTATTTCGATTGA
- a CDS encoding STM2901 family protein — MNTYRYQDQHNLSPIELFFLIAVDETSKQAGIDDLEAIILILSGLPILPTRAKPLGATQGTSVASVMSRSIFRYEFRHKVLPTVTLNSIKRLRIILTHRLAVFVGRTIPGVGWVLLAKDTFHIVRNTVYQYNQIAKPEDRIL, encoded by the coding sequence ATGAATACCTATCGCTACCAGGACCAGCACAACCTGAGTCCGATCGAACTGTTCTTCCTGATTGCCGTAGATGAAACCAGCAAACAAGCAGGTATAGACGATCTGGAAGCAATTATCCTGATTCTGTCTGGTCTACCGATTCTTCCCACCCGAGCCAAGCCGCTCGGCGCGACTCAAGGTACATCCGTTGCATCAGTCATGTCCCGGTCGATATTTCGGTATGAATTCAGGCACAAGGTATTACCGACCGTCACATTGAATAGCATCAAGCGGTTGCGGATAATTCTGACACACCGACTTGCGGTGTTTGTGGGACGGACAATACCTGGAGTCGGTTGGGTGCTGCTTGCCAAGGACACCTTCCATATTGTCCGGAACACCGTTTACCAGTACAACCAGATCGCGAAACCGGAGGACAGGATTCTGTAA
- a CDS encoding DUF1493 family protein, translated as MDDRHIWEALEAFVRQEAAVSSKRQITVDTSLTDDLGQTGDDADIFMERFFARFEVERGDYDFGRYFLMEGEGFLYHVVRKFILRKPHTFKRDALTVGMLCKAVSLGVWDSAAIKS; from the coding sequence ATGGACGACCGCCACATTTGGGAAGCGCTGGAAGCATTCGTGCGCCAGGAAGCTGCGGTATCGAGCAAGCGCCAGATTACCGTGGACACGTCGCTCACCGACGATCTCGGACAAACCGGAGACGACGCCGACATCTTCATGGAGCGATTCTTCGCCCGTTTCGAGGTCGAACGTGGCGACTACGATTTCGGGCGTTACTTCCTGATGGAAGGCGAGGGGTTCCTGTATCACGTGGTCCGCAAGTTCATCCTCAGGAAACCCCATACGTTCAAACGTGACGCATTGACCGTCGGCATGCTGTGCAAGGCGGTATCGCTAGGCGTGTGGGACTCGGCGGCGATCAAAAGCTGA
- a CDS encoding bestrophin family protein, with the protein MIVRPRQNWLRMLFVWNGSVLQSIIPQLVFMAIVSTLAVFTNGRIFGEKIPLNTAPFTLFGLALAIFLAFRNNASFERFKEARLLWGNLLIAARTVTSQLHRYLPDSVGDAERNRLADLLIAFTYALKHQLRHTDATQDLQRILGAERAAAFAHKCYQPVAILDELRGGIVRALGRAPGGDTTCWMFDAQLVELGRAVGGCERILTTPIPFSYSVLLHRTVYAYCVLLPFGLVDSTEFFTPLICVFISYTLIALEAIANEVAEPFGLAPNALALDAMARTIERSVLELGDRAMPEEFVPASTYQIT; encoded by the coding sequence ATGATCGTCAGACCACGACAAAACTGGCTCAGGATGCTGTTCGTATGGAACGGCTCCGTGCTGCAGTCGATCATTCCGCAACTCGTGTTCATGGCAATCGTCAGCACGCTGGCGGTCTTCACGAACGGGCGCATCTTCGGCGAGAAGATTCCGCTGAACACCGCGCCGTTCACGCTGTTCGGGCTCGCGCTCGCGATCTTCCTCGCGTTTCGCAACAACGCGAGCTTCGAGCGCTTCAAGGAGGCGCGGCTTCTGTGGGGCAACCTGCTGATCGCGGCGCGCACCGTCACGTCGCAATTGCACCGCTACCTGCCCGACAGCGTCGGCGACGCGGAGCGCAACCGGCTCGCCGATCTGCTGATCGCGTTCACGTATGCGCTGAAACATCAGCTGCGTCATACCGATGCGACGCAGGACCTGCAACGCATCCTCGGCGCCGAGCGTGCCGCCGCGTTCGCGCACAAGTGCTACCAGCCCGTCGCGATTCTCGATGAACTGCGCGGCGGGATCGTCCGGGCGCTGGGCCGCGCGCCTGGCGGCGACACGACGTGCTGGATGTTCGATGCGCAACTGGTCGAGCTGGGCCGGGCGGTGGGCGGCTGCGAGCGGATCCTCACCACGCCGATTCCGTTTTCATACAGCGTGCTGCTGCATCGCACTGTCTATGCTTACTGTGTGCTGCTGCCGTTCGGTCTCGTCGATTCGACGGAGTTCTTCACGCCGCTGATCTGCGTATTCATTTCGTACACGCTGATCGCGCTCGAAGCGATCGCGAACGAGGTGGCCGAGCCGTTCGGGCTCGCGCCGAACGCGCTGGCGCTCGACGCGATGGCGCGCACGATCGAACGGTCGGTGCTGGAGCTTGGGGATCGCGCGATGCCGGAGGAATTCGTGCCGGCGTCGACGTACCAGATTACGTAA
- the cydB gene encoding cytochrome d ubiquinol oxidase subunit II, with product MQIDLPVVWAAIIGLGVFIYVMLDGFDLGIGLLFPFFDAKAERQVMLDTVAPVWDGNETFLVLGGAGLYGAFPVVYSTLLPANYLPLILMVVGLIFRGAAFELRAKANRTQHLWDLAFIGGSALAAFCQGIVLGSLLQGIRIVDHQFAGGPFDWLSPFSLFCGIGVLVTYATLGCGWLILKVDGELQRKMRVLMKPLAGVLLAVMGVVSLWTVIGLPAVAHRWFGSGYLGWFLPVPILVAACVWGIFHTVKRQHEATPFLLTLALVFLGYTGLVISIWPNIVPPSLTIWEASSSHSSQLFALIGTVIVLPVILVYNALQYRVFRGKVREGDIGYH from the coding sequence ATGCAGATCGATCTTCCTGTCGTGTGGGCCGCGATCATCGGCCTCGGCGTGTTCATCTACGTGATGCTGGACGGCTTCGATCTCGGCATCGGGCTGCTGTTTCCGTTCTTCGATGCGAAGGCCGAGCGGCAGGTGATGCTCGACACCGTCGCGCCGGTGTGGGACGGCAACGAGACCTTTCTCGTGCTCGGCGGCGCGGGCCTGTACGGCGCGTTCCCGGTCGTCTACTCGACGTTGCTGCCGGCGAACTACCTGCCGCTGATCCTGATGGTGGTCGGGCTGATCTTCCGCGGCGCCGCGTTCGAGTTGCGCGCGAAGGCGAACCGCACGCAGCACCTGTGGGATCTCGCGTTCATCGGCGGTTCCGCGCTTGCCGCGTTCTGCCAGGGGATCGTGCTCGGTTCGCTGCTGCAGGGCATCCGGATCGTGGACCACCAGTTCGCAGGCGGGCCGTTCGACTGGCTGTCGCCGTTCAGCCTGTTCTGCGGGATCGGCGTGCTCGTCACCTATGCGACGCTCGGCTGCGGCTGGCTGATCCTGAAAGTCGATGGCGAACTGCAGCGCAAGATGCGTGTGCTGATGAAGCCGCTCGCGGGCGTGCTGCTCGCCGTGATGGGCGTGGTCAGCCTGTGGACCGTGATCGGGCTGCCGGCGGTCGCGCACCGCTGGTTCGGCAGCGGCTACCTCGGCTGGTTCCTGCCGGTGCCGATCCTCGTCGCCGCGTGCGTGTGGGGCATCTTTCATACAGTGAAGCGCCAGCACGAGGCGACGCCGTTCCTGCTGACGCTCGCGCTCGTGTTCCTCGGCTACACCGGGCTCGTGATCAGCATCTGGCCGAACATCGTGCCGCCGTCGCTGACGATCTGGGAGGCGTCGTCGAGCCATTCGAGCCAGCTGTTCGCGCTCATCGGCACGGTGATCGTGCTGCCGGTCATTCTCGTGTACAACGCGCTGCAGTACCGCGTGTTCCGCGGCAAGGTGCGCGAGGGCGACATCGGCTATCACTGA
- a CDS encoding cytochrome ubiquinol oxidase subunit I has protein sequence MEIFDAFHLARLQFAFTVSFHIVFPAISIGMASFLAVLEWRYLVTGDAAYKSMFQFWSKIFAIGFGMGVVSGVVMAYEFGTNWAGFSRVAGNITGPLLTYEVLTAFFLEAGFLGVMLFGWQRVSPRAHFFATLMVAVGTLISTFWILASNSFMQTPQGYKIENGLVVPVDWFKIIFNPSFPYRLVHMTIAAFIVAGFIVAACGAWHLLKGRRDEPVKRSFSMALWMLLLLAPIQIVVGDAHGLNTREYQPAKIAAIEGLWETEKGGTALNLVGLPDMQAETTRYAIQVPHLGSLILTHSWDGEIRGLKEFAPQDRPYSPIIFWTFRIMAGLGMLMLLTALLGLLLRKGGRLYETRWFQWFVVCMGPSGIIALLAGWITTEVGRQPWTVYGVLRTVDSVSPLTAQQVGVSLLVFVVVYFLVFGTGIYYMLNLMKRGPAAHAGYIELHRHPGLRKSALSTPLNVNEAE, from the coding sequence ATGGAAATCTTCGATGCGTTCCATCTCGCACGATTGCAATTCGCGTTCACGGTGTCGTTCCACATTGTGTTTCCGGCGATCAGCATCGGCATGGCGAGCTTTCTGGCGGTGCTGGAATGGCGCTATCTCGTCACCGGCGACGCCGCCTATAAATCGATGTTCCAGTTCTGGTCGAAGATCTTCGCGATCGGCTTCGGGATGGGCGTCGTCTCCGGCGTCGTGATGGCCTACGAGTTCGGCACGAACTGGGCGGGCTTCTCGCGCGTCGCGGGCAACATCACCGGCCCGCTGCTCACTTACGAAGTCCTGACGGCCTTCTTCCTCGAAGCCGGCTTCCTCGGCGTGATGCTGTTCGGCTGGCAGCGCGTCAGCCCGCGCGCGCACTTCTTCGCGACGCTGATGGTCGCGGTCGGCACGCTGATCTCGACGTTCTGGATTCTCGCGTCGAACAGCTTCATGCAGACGCCGCAGGGCTACAAGATCGAGAACGGCCTCGTCGTGCCGGTCGACTGGTTCAAGATCATCTTCAACCCGTCGTTCCCGTATCGCCTCGTGCACATGACGATCGCGGCGTTCATCGTCGCGGGCTTCATCGTTGCCGCGTGCGGCGCGTGGCATCTGCTCAAGGGGCGTCGCGACGAGCCCGTGAAGCGCAGCTTCTCGATGGCGCTATGGATGCTGCTGCTGCTCGCGCCGATTCAGATCGTCGTCGGCGACGCGCACGGGCTGAACACGCGCGAATACCAGCCGGCGAAGATCGCGGCGATCGAGGGGCTGTGGGAAACGGAGAAGGGCGGCACCGCGCTGAATCTTGTCGGCCTGCCCGACATGCAGGCAGAAACGACGCGCTATGCGATCCAGGTGCCGCACCTCGGCAGCCTGATCCTCACGCACAGCTGGGACGGCGAGATCCGCGGGCTGAAGGAATTCGCGCCGCAGGACCGCCCGTATTCGCCGATCATTTTCTGGACGTTCCGGATCATGGCCGGCCTCGGGATGCTGATGCTGCTCACCGCGCTGCTCGGGCTGCTGCTGAGAAAGGGCGGGCGCCTGTATGAAACCCGCTGGTTCCAGTGGTTCGTCGTGTGCATGGGGCCGTCGGGCATCATCGCGCTGCTGGCCGGCTGGATCACGACCGAGGTCGGGCGGCAGCCGTGGACCGTGTACGGCGTGCTGCGCACCGTCGATTCGGTCTCCCCGCTTACCGCGCAGCAGGTCGGCGTGTCGCTGCTGGTCTTCGTGGTCGTGTATTTCCTGGTATTCGGAACGGGGATCTATTACATGTTGAACCTGATGAAGCGCGGGCCGGCCGCACACGCCGGGTATATCGAGCTGCACCGGCATCCGGGGCTGCGCAAGAGCGCGCTGTCCACGCCGCTGAACGTCAACGAAGCGGAGTAA
- the fdhD gene encoding formate dehydrogenase accessory sulfurtransferase FdhD, translated as MEPSDRPDDPAGSRACHVTRHRAGDALGAVDRVVDETPVALVFNGIAHTVMMATPIDLDAFGLGFALSEGIVERASDVFDIETECRPGSAEVRLTVSQQAFMALKVHRRALAGRTGCGICGIESIAQLDLHPPRIAAAGAAAGIGADAVARAARALPTRQPLMRATGGIHAAAWCERDGTVLEVFEDVGRHNALDKLIGRLARRRADLRAGFVFLSSRASYELVRKAARVGIPMIATISAPTSLAIDVAREAGVRLLGFCRNDGFVEYVSPDALPLPEPTRAQPHALTAR; from the coding sequence ATGGAGCCCAGCGACCGCCCCGACGATCCGGCCGGCAGCCGCGCGTGTCATGTGACGCGTCACCGTGCCGGCGACGCGCTGGGCGCCGTCGATCGCGTCGTCGACGAGACGCCGGTTGCCCTCGTGTTCAACGGCATCGCGCACACGGTGATGATGGCGACGCCGATCGACCTCGACGCGTTCGGCCTCGGCTTCGCGCTGAGTGAAGGGATCGTCGAGCGCGCGTCCGATGTCTTCGACATCGAAACCGAATGCCGGCCCGGCAGCGCCGAAGTGCGGCTCACCGTGTCGCAGCAGGCGTTCATGGCGCTGAAGGTGCACCGGCGCGCGCTGGCCGGCCGCACCGGCTGCGGCATCTGCGGGATCGAAAGCATCGCGCAGCTCGACCTGCATCCGCCCCGCATCGCGGCCGCGGGCGCGGCGGCCGGCATCGGCGCCGACGCCGTCGCTCGCGCCGCCCGCGCGTTGCCGACGCGGCAGCCGCTGATGCGCGCGACCGGCGGCATCCATGCGGCCGCGTGGTGCGAGCGCGACGGCACCGTGCTGGAAGTCTTCGAGGACGTCGGCCGCCACAATGCGCTCGACAAGCTGATCGGCCGGCTCGCGCGGCGCCGCGCCGACCTGCGTGCGGGCTTCGTGTTCCTGTCGAGCCGCGCAAGCTACGAGCTCGTGCGCAAGGCGGCACGCGTCGGCATCCCGATGATCGCGACGATCTCCGCGCCGACGTCGCTCGCGATCGACGTCGCCCGCGAGGCCGGCGTGCGGCTGCTCGGCTTCTGCCGCAACGACGGCTTCGTCGAATACGTGTCGCCCGACGCGCTCCCGTTACCCGAACCCACGCGTGCGCAACCGCATGCGCTCACCGCTCGATGA